The genomic stretch cggttatcacgatgtccctctcgagtaacctatgaccgggattatttaggatctgtgtttaaaggtgaatcggtcttattattgtgatctcatcacgatctgattcccattgcacgaatccaaggacatcacaatatatacatgcatatatgcaataatcaatataaagtgataaatgctaaaatataataagcaaaaagattctgtgtcaagtcacacgtgccatcactcacgtgattggcttgctgggcacttatgactagcaatctcctacttgacctaaagccaatcacctatgtgtctgatccccatcagacccctatgacgctcaaagacaatctgagacaacgactttgttagtggatctgtaatgttatcttcagatggaactctttccattgctacatctcgtcgggttacgatctctctgataagataGAACCTCCTCAaaaatgcttagatttctgatgagacttcgGTTCATTCGCTTGAGAAATCGCCCCAttattgttgcaatataaggaaatcggctcctcactatccggcacgactcccaaatctgtgatgaacttcttcacccagactccctcctttgttgcatctgatgcagcaatgtactccacctctgtggtcaagtcagcagtagtatcttgcttagaactcttccagcacactgctcctccattcaaggtgtacacataccccgaattcgacttgctatcatcgacatcagtttgaaaactcgagtctgtgtagccttcaaccttgaggctactacctccatatactagtaaaagatccttagatcttctcaagtacttaaggatacactttactactttccagtgctccaagcttggatccgcctaatacctgctcgtgacactcagagcatgagctatatcaggcctagtacatagcatggcatacatgatagaccctatcactgaggcataaggtatcatatccatgttcgccctttcttctagagtctttaaggacatactcctagaaagcgatatcccatgtctcatcggtaagagatctctcttggaattttccataccaaaccttttgacaatggtttctatattacatggattgggacaagccaagcatccttttggatatgtccctatagattcgaatccccaagatataggatgcttcccctaagtccttcatggagaagtgtctagataaccaagcctttactgtggatagcattcctacgtcattcccaatgatcaggatgtcatccacatataacaccaaaaaggtgagagcgctcccacttactttcctgtacacacaaggctcgtcttcgttcttaacgaagtcataagatctgattgcctcatcaaatcttatgttccaacttcgggaagctttctttagtccataaatggatctaagcaacctacacaccttatctgggaagttcttggacatgaatccctcaggttgtatcatatacacctcctcctcgaggttcccattgaggaacgtagttttcacatccatctgctagatctcataatcatagtgtgctgcaatagccaatagaattcggatggattttagcattgtcacggttgagaaggttttgtcatagtcaacaccttgcctttgacgataccccttagccactagccttgctctataggtctctacctttccatctactccgatctttttcttaaagatccatttgcaaccgatgggtacatagaatccatctcagaattcatggcttcttgccacttcccggaatctatactcataataccctcctcgtaggtttaaggatcaatatcctcaacatcctctcctctaatatgtcccacatatctctcagaaaGATGGGATACTCTACCGAACCTACGcaaagttggaacttatgtgttaggtaccttaacagactcgggctgtagagtggtgcttgagctaggttctccaacctcattcaactctatcatgctcctattgtctccgccaagaatgtgttccttctcaaggaacactgctctcttagctacaaagaccttttggtcctcaagatgatagaaataatacccacaagtttccttggagtatcccacaaacttgcaccgctctgtcctcgattccaacttatcggggttgtgtcttttaacgtaagcaggacaaccccaaatcttaacaatcttaagatcgggcttcaaccctttccatatctcatatgatgtagacactatcgacttagttagaactctgttcaaaaggtaagctgcgatctctagggcatatccctagaatgagatgggtaggtcagcgaaactcatgcgtcgtaccatgtctaatagcgtacgatttctcctttcagacacatcattgagctgaggtgtataaggaggtgtccattgggataatatctcatggtccttgaggaaccgagtaaactctgtacttaagtactcacatcctcgatctgatcgaagagtcttgatactctttccagtctggttctctacttcattcttatattctcttaatttctcaaaggcctcggacttgtacttcaataagtacacatatccataccttgagaaatcatcagtaaaggtaatgaagtaggagtaacctctaatggcatgagttgacatgggtccatatacatcactatgtatgagttccaacaactcagtggctctctctccagttccactaattaaagagttggtcagttttccacgaaggcaaggctcgtaagtggtatatgactcatagtcgaatggatctagatatctatcatttagcaacttttgaatcctttcttcatggatgtgacctagcctacaatgtcacaggtatgcactgttcacctcatctcgtttcctcttagacacacttacattcatgatatgtgaagtagtgtctggcataaacaaacctttatgcaatattcctctcgccaatctcccctcggctttaccagaatctacaacaaattgcagatgtgataagcaatactggtatccaataccaatgcactatcataaaaatctaacaattggagattgatcatgaatgtacgtgaagcttctccaagcttccgtttcgccctctctgcaaggtactctttgcagttcctctttcagtgcccatctttgccacagtggaagcactggcctttgttctttgttgggtttttcttagcaacttttgctttacatgGTATgtccttaccctttcccttcttaagggactttttgctttccttttctttctgatctcaccagtgtagagaactagcttctctttcttaatagtactctctgcctctctcaatatattgaggagctctgggagagtcacctcaagcttgttcatattaaaattcattatgaactgtgaaaagaaatctggtagggactgaagcacaatgtccacacacaagttatcctctaggaccattcctagacttgtgagtttctccatccactcaatcatctttaaaacatggttctgaactggtgtccccttagtcatcctagcacggaagaagctcttggatatctcatatcgctgagtccttccctgttcctcaaacaatttacggacatgtaggagaatggatctggatctatcttttcatgttgtctctgtaactcaggagtcatagagcccaacatatagcattgagcaagagtggagtcatcaatgtacttcacgtagcgagcgatcttatcctcgcttgccccttcctcgggcgtaggcatcactgtatcaaggacgtacacgattttctccgtcgtgagaacaattctcaatttacgaagccaatccgtataatttggaccagtgaggcggttgacatcaagcatgccatgtaagggatttgaatgcgacatttgctaaaaataaagatgtagcaaaaataaataacatgcagattttgcaagaaataaacaatcaacatatgggcttctatcttaatatgctcccgctattttactagcgagtcatgcgacacccccagcacgtgaaacgaaagtctccggtagacttctagtggggatcatgattcaatcagcgtcttagtgtaacctcgagggacttgattaATCACATTaaacccaaaaggtaggcaactcttgccgatcacaattcattgtgattctcgtccttttcggccttcgaatcaccatggtctcgagggactcaatcaaccatgatactcggttaagtcaacaccttcgttacaagatgagtctgatttgataatataccctcgagggactcgaccaagcataccatgttctcaggtcaccggtggcatctatatgttgtaagcaagatagcgaatcgcgatataggtgagcctcgagggactcgaccaactcaacctacaccgggaatcggttcctacttataacgatggaaggccatgtgggttaatctaattgtctcacgtttaccgacttaatattattgagagagaggtttttataatttggtctcccaatattacatgtcacacatatacatatttaatatatatctacatcgcatgcaaatatatatacatatctagtatgtgtataagcaatcacaccagatgatcatggaccacaatctaatgtggtcaggcccgagccaataggcctaatcactcacatcaaaatttatgtgtgcaacggtgcatctccatgccctatgatcgtccatctcatcctcacatcaaacatcatatatataaatcattatcatataggactactagataataataaaaaataataatcaattaaaccttttaattaattaatattttcaaatCAGCGATATGTAAGAAATTTTCTGAATTCTAAgggcattttcataatttggataaaaaaaaacataactagaatttctgaaattcacaggggtaaaactatctttttgcccaagaatgccctaatgcccttctTCTGCTTTTCCCTTCCTGCTGCTGTCGTCGCCACCGCCACCCTAGCGGCGACgggctgtgcggcggagggcaaggcattgccctcgcctgcgggcgacaCGCCCGCTAGCGacgctgcccctgcaggtgggcgccaccgcctccgcgggcggttctgcccgtgggGCAACGCCGACAGGCGATGCTGTcctgccgggcgaccgcccctgcggGGGGGGGTTCGCTCGTGGGAGCAGCGACggcaggcaccgctgccctgcAGCGCCTCACCCCGCAGGAGAAACGGCCGTaggcgcctttgcccgcgggctgccagccccgccgacagcaagcctgctgcaagcaagccACCAGCcaactgctgcagacgcagcccctgtgctgcctgcctgcgactgcgctgcacgcatgcagatcgacGGCAGCACTGTTgcggccctttctcgcttttgcgtcaacgattttgacgtcaaaagcttcttcaaaacacaacacacgcagttcaaaaccaatcattcgcacgaacaacctggctctgataccactgttgggaaatctggggacgacatcacattcgcaacggaagaacaagaaaacaaaatcccctattcccaaagagatgttcgttgtcgtgcaaagattggtgcgcaaaatccacgaaacttaaaactgcatatagagtagattgtgttacctagggagatcgtatatccctatttccttgcagatctttaggagagggtgaaggaggtcaagcgacctcctctctagcagtgatccacacagcaggactgcgacgacgctcctcaaaactctaggtctGCTCTAAGGttaagaaggggaggagaataggagagacaagcaaaggcactagcgtatgaggctctgaatccctcctatttatagaggtcccttgtcaaaacctaatggatcatcCCCTAATGgggattggatctgtatccaattacccaagtcttttagattagtggatctctatccaataatctctcatgggctcttattggatctcatttatgagatccaataattcatgggcttattggatatctaataagataggggcttcgacagatatctcatatcggaaCCTctaatcacaatgcctaccatatatgtgtgaccctctaggcccaatatcgaactggccgtgagtcatacctgtcaaaactccttctaacttagtgaattattatctctgtaataattcactcgactcatcgactacggacgtactaggccactacaccatagtctccagacgatacaggagaatccaaccaattgtacatgtctgtcctcagtaaccatgtacctatagtccctcatccatctaatatcctaaagactgtatatcgagcatggtgctgtcagacccatacggtttctactcgagtctcgctctaatcggattctcccggagaactctttctctctcaacccgaatgaccctggccagggatttgtcaaaacaagaacacatgggatattcctctcatgacgccgagagtagaagatcctctatcgacactcaatagtcctcgtaaggtcgattgtcactcccaatgaccaactgtactaaatctgagacatccaaacctataagtttggtatcaaagagtggagcactcatataagacattcttggtgtctcaagtctaaggatcaaatacaccactaggattatggaatcgctgtctgacaataatacatcatcaaccatccaacattccaaaaGCGAataaatcaatgaactcattctccaatgagcacctgtactgtatccctagtgtccccacacgagcagctatgagaccagctgcatccatcatatggacgggtatacagcacactagtctgtccggttatcacgatgtccctctcgagtaacctatgaccgggattatttaggatctgtatttaaaggtgaatcgtctcattattgtgatctaatcacgatccgattcccattgcacgaatataaggacatcacaatatatacatgcatatatgcaataatcaatataaaatgataaatgtcaaaatataataagcaaaaagattccttgtcaagtcacacgtgcaatcactcacgtgattggcttgctgggcacgacTAGCAAGATACATCAGCTACCACAAAATTCTgcatagaaaacaaaaacaacaacaaacCCCAATGTTCCAACTATTTGGAGTCGAAATAAAATTTTGAGGTCCACCAAAAGCTCTGGAGTATAACTTTATAGCACTATTATAATATATGGATTTACCATTCTCATTTAGCATAATCTGTACATTAGCAGATTATAGTTAGCAAGAGAATTTTGTTATTACACTGCCTATCTTAAGCAAACTTTTATCCTTGTATATGGATAACACAAGGCAGTAAAACATGTCTTACTGTATATTAATTGTACTAGCTTGTATCATCGGACAATTGGATAATatgtcaaaagaggatgataTGAATAAAAAGAATGTACCAAGTGCAAGGAGCAATCTCAAATCTGTCATGACAGGTGTCATAAGTATCTAATAGCCTTCCTTTCCAATTAGAATCATCAGAAGATAAAGACACTCGAATCCTCCTGACGATCTCATCTGGACCTCTTGAGCTTCTATCAAAGCTCGCAGGCATAATTGAATCAGATGAAGTGTCTACCTGAACAATCAATTACAGAGGTGATCCAATGTCAGCGAAAACTTTATGAATTTAGACGAACATGGATTAGTTTCAAACTTCCATGAGCAACTACATCTAATAGCAAATGGTTCAAATTTGGCTTATGCAGCATGCAGAAATAAAAGAAGTGATGGTAACAACAGGTAATCCTAAATAAGAAGAGGCTTGTGCACCAAGTGCCAAGACCAGCATCACAATCAGTGTGGATTAGTTTCAAAGTTTCGTTGGACAGCTACATGTAATAGTAAATTGGTCAAAATTGGCTTATGCAGAAATACTTCAAGGTTACTCCATAGAGAACGAAATGCACATCACCATGTTTACAGGTATCATGGTTTATGGACTCTTTTGAACTATGTTCAAGTTTTACTGTCACAATTAACTTACCAGAAAGCCACTGACGATGGGGCAAGCATTTCCACAGGAGTCTAGTTTGGTGTTGTGCCTGAGGACACACAGCGTTTGCAAATGAAACTTTTGCTGGCTATTGTGCAGAGCTTCTATTAGTTTCGAACATAGAGGCAAAGAAAAACCTTCTTTTTTCTGTTTTCTTTCCGATACAGTGGCATTGATCGGATGCTGCAGCAAGCAGAAATAACAATTGTGAGGCTTACTATATTATCATCATCACGATCGAATGAAAAAAGAACCCTTAAACGAGATGACAAGATTATGAATCAAACTCTTTTGGGCCCATCATCGAAGCCGCCGATGAGGTGAACCTGCACAAAACATATGAACACAGAAATGGAGCTAATCGACAAGGCCAGCAACGGCAAAAGTGAAAATGGAATACGAAGCAAACATCGAAAGAAGCTTCGTCGCTGTCGTCGTCATTGTCGGCAATAGATGATAGCATTTGAGCGAGGCCATTGTCGACGACGCCAGGAAAATCCATATGGCTGACGGAGGTTCTGCAACATAAATGCTTCGATCGCATCAGAACCAGCACACCACGTACATGTTTCTGCAATGACTAGTGAGAAAAGCAACACGGGGCTCTCACATTCCA from Musa acuminata AAA Group cultivar baxijiao chromosome BXJ1-3, Cavendish_Baxijiao_AAA, whole genome shotgun sequence encodes the following:
- the LOC135624057 gene encoding protein N-terminal asparagine amidohydrolase-like produces the protein MIFVDGIPLSTSQFQMVRGSEILAALLDHPAVLSSSDRFKGTPEKKVSSAERPPPGRLVYIFQSEYATVDPALVQLVGTDEATTCVGLVIRSRNTGITSVSHMDFPGVVDNGLAQMLSSIADNDDDSDEASFDVHLIGGFDDGPKRHPINATVSERKQKKEGFSLPLCSKLIEALHNSQQKFHLQTLCVLRHNTKLDSCGNACPIVSGFLVDTSSDSIMPASFDRSSRGPDEIVRRIRVSLSSDDSNWKGRLLDTYDTCHDRFEIAPCTWMSDWKSYASSLQQLSDSEFLLRCSTSPYAEAPDFVESQRRKWNYLIENPDWRHTFTGKKPRIFQRTDDGGWSKCA